From a region of the Castanea sativa cultivar Marrone di Chiusa Pesio chromosome 10, ASM4071231v1 genome:
- the LOC142612175 gene encoding uncharacterized protein LOC142612175 produces MTLVLRYVNKKGIIIERFLGIVHVASTIALSLKYAIECLLCEHNLNLSKLHGQGYDKASNMQVSNLVTIVGGFYKRRDALRDAQFAKIKEDLESGVCRSGQGLYQETNLKRPGDTRWGSYYETILNLILMFAVIVDVLEIIEEDCK; encoded by the exons ATGACCCTCGTTCTTCGTTATGTGAACAAAAAAGGAATTATTATAGAGCGGTTCCTTGGTATTGTACATGTAGCAAGTACCATCGCTTTGTCACTCAAATATGCTATTGAATgtttactttgtgaacataatttgaatttatcgaAACTACATGGACAAGGTTATGACAAGGCTAGTAATATGCAAG ttagtaatttagtaactATTGTTGGAGGCTTTTATAAGAGACGAGATGCTCTTCGAGATGCacaatttgccaaaattaaagaagatttagAGAGTGGTGTATGTAGAAGTGGGCAAGGTTTGTATCAAGAGACAAATCTTAAACGTCCTGGTGATACACGTTGGGGATCATATTATGAGACTATTCTCAACTTAATTTTGATGTTCGCTGTTATTGTTGATGTACttgagattattgaagaagatTGCAAGTGA